In Zingiber officinale cultivar Zhangliang chromosome 1A, Zo_v1.1, whole genome shotgun sequence, a genomic segment contains:
- the LOC121998064 gene encoding putative wall-associated receptor kinase-like 16 has protein sequence MLLLLSLLLLELAAMPLPAASEALPGCPSSCGAVDIPYPFGIGRNCSINDSFTLDCNRTSDGTGEVPFQGDVEIAEIFLAQGRARLLNQISSQCYDPTTDSISSNFWYLQMADAYTFSDTLNKFTVLGCQTLAYIEGDKGSTEGVGGYQTGCVAVCHSEGSLSNDTCAGIGCCQTAIPRGLQYYEVSFDADFNTSHIYNFTRCSYAVLMEAEAFQFRASFITTDDFLAINSGRGVPLMLDWTVQTETCAQARRNASSYACKSDNSECLDSVNGKGYLCNCTGGYKGNPYLPNGCQDIDECAGEEDRKPCTGICRNLPGKYECFCPRGSHGNPINGTCLPRATLPLAATLTICITSSIVLLLISSMCIFMIYERKKYVKAKQQHFKEHGGWKLLEEIKGKQGLRFKIFKINELEEATNKFDETRVLGRGGHGTVYKGILEDGHVIAIKKSKFIDESQKNEYGKEMLILSQINHKNIVKILGCCLEVEVPILVYEYVPNGTLHHLIHEKSKISPFSLSARLRIAYDSADALAYLHSTASPPIIHGDVKSSNILLDENYMAKVSDFGASKLVPKDENQLATLVQGTCGYLDPEYLQTCKLTDKSDVYSFGVVLLELLTGKKAIYFEDSRQERNLASTFLLSMKDNRHYEILDNEVKNEGDIQLIQELSDLCKQCLKISGEERPTMKEVAQVLNRLMKFKQHPWIQENNETKILLV, from the exons ATGCTTTTGCTGCTTTCCCTGCTTCTGCTCGAGCTGGCTGCCATGCCACTGCCGGCAGCCTCTGAGGCACTGCCCGGCTGCCCCTCATCGTGCGGCGCCGTCGATATCCCGTACCCGTTCGGTATCGGCCGCAACTGCTCCATCAACGACAGCTTCACCCTCGACTGCAACCGCACAAGTGACGGCACCGGCGAGGTGCCTTTCCAAGGGGACGTCGAGATTGCGGAGATCTTCCTGGCGCAGGGCCGCGCCCGGCTGCTGAACCAAATCTCCTCCCAGTGCTACGACCCCACCACCGACTCCATCTCCAGCAACTTCTGGTACCTCCAAATGGCCGACGCCTACACCTTCTCCGACACCCTCAACAAGTTCACCGTCCTTGGTTGCCAGACCCTGGCCTACATCGAAGGCGACAAGGGCAGTACGGAAGGCGTCGGCGGCTACCAGACCGGCTGCGTGGCAGTATGCCACAGCGAGGGAAGCCTGAGCAACGACACCTGCGCCGGCATCGGGTGCTGCCAGACGGCCATCCCTAGGGGGCTTCAGTACTACGAGGTGTccttcgacgccgacttcaacactTCACATATCTACAACTTCACCCGTTGCAGCTACGCAGTGCTGATGGAGGCAGAGGCGTTCCAGTTCCGGGCGTCCTTCATCACCACGGACGACTTCCTGGCGATCAACAGCGGCCGAGGAGTGCCACTGATGTTGGACTGGACGGTCCAGACGGAGACGTGCGCGCAGGCCAGGCGCAACGCGAGCTCCTACGCGTGCAAGAGCGACAACAGCGAGTGCCTGGACTCTGTTAACGGCAAGGGCTACCTCTGCAATTGCACCGGCGGCTACAAAGGGAATCCTTATCTCCCAAATGGATGCCAAG ATATCGACGAGTGCGCCGGCGAGGAAGATAGGAAGCCGTGCACGGGGATCTGCCGAAACTTGCCGGGCAAGTACGAGTGCTTTTGCCCGCGGGGGAGCCATGGCAACCCCATCAACGGAACATGCTTGCCGAGAGCAACGCTCCCCTTAGCCGCGACGTTGACGATAT GTATAACAAGTAGCATAGTCCTTTTGTTAATCAGTAGCATGTGTATCTTTATGATATACGAAAGAAAGAAATATGTGAAGGCGAAACAACAACATTTTAAAGAACATGGAGGTTGGAAATTACTAGAAGAAATCAAAGGAAAGCAAGGCCTTAGATTTAAGATATTCAAGATAAACGAACTAGAAGAGGCAACAAATAAATTTGATGAGACTAGAGTCCTTGGGCGTGGAGGGCATGGGACTGTTTATAAAGGAATTTTGGAAGATGGTCATGTCATTGCCATAAAGAAATCAAAGTTTATTGATGAGAGCCAAAAAAATGAATATGGAAAAGAGATGCTTATCTTGTCACAGATCAACCACAAAAATATAGTCAAGATCTTAGGTTGTTGCCTTGAAGTGGAGGTTCCTATATTGGTTTATGAGTATGTCCCCAATGGAACCCTTCATCATCTAATCCACGAAAAAAGCAAGATATCTCCCTTTTCCTTGAGTGCTCGCCTAAGGATTGCTTATGACTCTGCTGATGCATTGGCCTACTTGCATTCAACAGCTTCACCTCCAATCATTCATGGAGATGTGAAGTCTTCCAACATACTTTTGGATGAAAACTACATGGCTAAAGTTTCAGATTTCGGAGCTTCAAAGCTAGTGCCTAAAGATGAAAATCAGCTTGCAACCTTGGTGCAAGGAACTTGTGGTTATCTAGATCCTGAGTATCTTCAAACATGCAAACTAACTGATAAAAGCGATGTCTATAGTTTTGGTGTCGTTCTTCTTGAGCTATTGACAGGTAAAAAGGCAATTTATTTTGAAGACTCTCGACAAGAGAGAAATCTTGCATCGACTTTTCTTTTGTCTATGAAGGACAATCGACATTATGAGATCTTGGACAATGAAGTAAAAAATGAAGGAGATATACAACTAATTCAAGAACTCAGTGATCTTTGCAAGCAATGCCTAAAAATTAGTGGAGAAGAAAGGCCCACCATGAAAGAAGTTGCACAAGTGTTGAACAGATTGATGAAATTCAAGCAGCATCCATGGATACAGGAGAATAATGAGACAAAGATATTActtgtttaa